The proteins below come from a single Megalops cyprinoides isolate fMegCyp1 chromosome 5, fMegCyp1.pri, whole genome shotgun sequence genomic window:
- the LOC118777769 gene encoding G protein-coupled receptor kinase 5-like isoform X2 — protein MELENIVANTVLLKAREGGGGKRKGRSRKWKEILRFPHISQCMELGNSIERDYLSLCEKQPIGRQLFRLFCETNPKLQRCIRLLDAMDAYEVTPDDKRKSRGEEIIRMFLTKQSRDCVLEVADSHGPRCREKLEQNACKELFSDCRMALHEHLSRTPFSDYQDSMYFDRFLQWKMLERQPVTKDTFRQYRILGKGGFGEVCACQVRATGKMYACKKLEKKRIKKRKGEAMALNEKQILEKVNSRFVVSLAYAYETKDALCLVLTIMNGGDLKFHIYNMGTPGFEKERVQFYAAEICCGLEHLHRENIIYRDLKPENILLDDYGHIRISDLGLAIKVSKGETTRGRVGTVGYMAPEVINNERYATSADWWGLGCLIYEMTEGRSPFRAQKERVTREVVEKRVQEEEEEYSSKFSEDTKSICRMLLTKDPKQRLGCMSDGAVVVKAQPFFRTINFKRLEAGILEPLFVPDPRAVYCKDVLDIEQFSTVKGVHLDQTDNDFYAKFSTGSVPIPWQNEMIETECFKELNVFGPGGSRPPDLDWDYLPEPPRRSLRDRIFRRHQGEQYDRLCATPL, from the exons GCGGTGGAGGGAAACGCAAAGGAAGGAGCAGGAAATGGAAAGAGATCCTGCGCTTCCCTCATATCAGCCAGTGCATGGAGCTGGGGAACAGCATCG AGCGGGATTACCTCAGCCTGTGTGAGAAGCAGCCCATCGGGAGACAGCTGTTCCGCCTCTTCTGTGAGACCAATCCAAAGCTGCAGCGTTGCATCCGCCTGCTGGACGCAATG GACGCGTACGAGGTGACGCCAGATGACAAGAGGAAGAGTCGCGGAGAGGAGATTATCAGGATGTTTCTCACCAAGCAG TCCCGTGACTGTGTGTTGGAGGTAGCAGACAGCCACGGTCCGCGTTGCAGGGAGAAACTGGAGCAGAACGCCTGCAAGGAGCTCTTCAGTGACTGCCGAAT GGCCCTCCATGAACACTTGAGCAGAACCCCCTTCTCAGACTATCAGGACAGCATGTACTTTGATCGCTTTCTACAGTGGAAGATGCTGGAAAG GCAGCCAGTCACAAAAGACACTTTTCGACAATATCGCATTTTAGGAAAGGGCGGATTTGGGGAG GTGTGTGCCTGCCAGGTGCGGGCCACGGGGAAGATGTACGCCTGCAAGAAGCTGGAGAAGAAGCGCATCAAGAAGCGCAAGGGCGAGGCCATGGCCCTCAACGAGAAGCAGATCCTGGAGAAGGTCAACAGCAGGTTTGTG GTCAGCTTGGCATACGCGTACGAAACTAAAGACGCCCTGTGTCTGGTCCTAACCATTATGAACGGAGGGGATCTCAAGTTCCACATCTACAACATGGGCACACCTGGGTTCGAGAAAGAAAGGGTGCAGTTCTATGCTGCAGAGATCTGCTGTGGCCTGGAGCACCTGCACCGAGAGAACATCATTTACAG ggatTTAAAACCAGAGAATATTCTTTTAGATGACTATG GACACATCCGGATATCTGACCTGGGTCTGGCCATTAAAGTGTCCAAAGGGGAGACCACTCGAGGGAGAGTGGGGACTGTAGGTTACATGG CCCCCGAGGTGATCAACAACGAGCGGTATGCGACGAGTGCGGACTGGTGGGGGCTGGGCTGCCTGATCTATGAGATGACGGAGGGACGCTCGCCCTTTCGGGCGCAGAAGGAGCGCGTCACGAGGGAGGTGGTGGAGAAGAGggtgcaggaggaagaggaggagtaCAGCAGCAAGTTCAGCGAGGACACCAAATCCATCTGCAGGATG CTCCTGACCAAAGATCCCAAACAGCGGCTGGGATGCATGTCGGATGGAGCTGTGGTGGTGAAAGCCCAGCCCTTCTTCAGGACCATCAACTTCAAGCGGCTCGAGGCTGGCATCCTGGAGCCGCTCTTTGTACCTGAT ccCAGAGCTGTTTACTGTAAGGATGTCCTGGACATTGAACAGTTCTCCACTGTCAAAGGTGTCCACCTGGACCAAACTGACAATGACTTCTATGCCAAGTTCAGCACAGGCAGCGTCCCTATTCCATGGCAGAATGAG ATGATCGAGACGGAGTGCTTTAAAGAGCTGAACGTGTTTGGGCCTGGTGGCTCACGGCCCCCTGATCTGGACTGGGACTATCTCCCAGAGCCCCCACGCCGAAGCCTGCGAGACCGGATCTTCAGGAGACAC CAGGGGGAACAGTACGACCGTCTCTGCGCCACACCTCTGTAA
- the LOC118777769 gene encoding G protein-coupled receptor kinase 5-like isoform X1: protein MELENIVANTVLLKAREGGGGKRKGRSRKWKEILRFPHISQCMELGNSIERDYLSLCEKQPIGRQLFRLFCETNPKLQRCIRLLDAMDAYEVTPDDKRKSRGEEIIRMFLTKQSRDCVLEVADSHGPRCREKLEQNACKELFSDCRMALHEHLSRTPFSDYQDSMYFDRFLQWKMLERQPVTKDTFRQYRILGKGGFGEVCACQVRATGKMYACKKLEKKRIKKRKGEAMALNEKQILEKVNSRFVVSLAYAYETKDALCLVLTIMNGGDLKFHIYNMGTPGFEKERVQFYAAEICCGLEHLHRENIIYRDLKPENILLDDYGHIRISDLGLAIKVSKGETTRGRVGTVGYMAPEVINNERYATSADWWGLGCLIYEMTEGRSPFRAQKERVTREVVEKRVQEEEEEYSSKFSEDTKSICRMLLTKDPKQRLGCMSDGAVVVKAQPFFRTINFKRLEAGILEPLFVPDPRAVYCKDVLDIEQFSTVKGVHLDQTDNDFYAKFSTGSVPIPWQNEMIETECFKELNVFGPGGSRPPDLDWDYLPEPPRRSLRDRIFRRHRPEVVIAHSRMPSSSVNSVDSISNSAP from the exons GCGGTGGAGGGAAACGCAAAGGAAGGAGCAGGAAATGGAAAGAGATCCTGCGCTTCCCTCATATCAGCCAGTGCATGGAGCTGGGGAACAGCATCG AGCGGGATTACCTCAGCCTGTGTGAGAAGCAGCCCATCGGGAGACAGCTGTTCCGCCTCTTCTGTGAGACCAATCCAAAGCTGCAGCGTTGCATCCGCCTGCTGGACGCAATG GACGCGTACGAGGTGACGCCAGATGACAAGAGGAAGAGTCGCGGAGAGGAGATTATCAGGATGTTTCTCACCAAGCAG TCCCGTGACTGTGTGTTGGAGGTAGCAGACAGCCACGGTCCGCGTTGCAGGGAGAAACTGGAGCAGAACGCCTGCAAGGAGCTCTTCAGTGACTGCCGAAT GGCCCTCCATGAACACTTGAGCAGAACCCCCTTCTCAGACTATCAGGACAGCATGTACTTTGATCGCTTTCTACAGTGGAAGATGCTGGAAAG GCAGCCAGTCACAAAAGACACTTTTCGACAATATCGCATTTTAGGAAAGGGCGGATTTGGGGAG GTGTGTGCCTGCCAGGTGCGGGCCACGGGGAAGATGTACGCCTGCAAGAAGCTGGAGAAGAAGCGCATCAAGAAGCGCAAGGGCGAGGCCATGGCCCTCAACGAGAAGCAGATCCTGGAGAAGGTCAACAGCAGGTTTGTG GTCAGCTTGGCATACGCGTACGAAACTAAAGACGCCCTGTGTCTGGTCCTAACCATTATGAACGGAGGGGATCTCAAGTTCCACATCTACAACATGGGCACACCTGGGTTCGAGAAAGAAAGGGTGCAGTTCTATGCTGCAGAGATCTGCTGTGGCCTGGAGCACCTGCACCGAGAGAACATCATTTACAG ggatTTAAAACCAGAGAATATTCTTTTAGATGACTATG GACACATCCGGATATCTGACCTGGGTCTGGCCATTAAAGTGTCCAAAGGGGAGACCACTCGAGGGAGAGTGGGGACTGTAGGTTACATGG CCCCCGAGGTGATCAACAACGAGCGGTATGCGACGAGTGCGGACTGGTGGGGGCTGGGCTGCCTGATCTATGAGATGACGGAGGGACGCTCGCCCTTTCGGGCGCAGAAGGAGCGCGTCACGAGGGAGGTGGTGGAGAAGAGggtgcaggaggaagaggaggagtaCAGCAGCAAGTTCAGCGAGGACACCAAATCCATCTGCAGGATG CTCCTGACCAAAGATCCCAAACAGCGGCTGGGATGCATGTCGGATGGAGCTGTGGTGGTGAAAGCCCAGCCCTTCTTCAGGACCATCAACTTCAAGCGGCTCGAGGCTGGCATCCTGGAGCCGCTCTTTGTACCTGAT ccCAGAGCTGTTTACTGTAAGGATGTCCTGGACATTGAACAGTTCTCCACTGTCAAAGGTGTCCACCTGGACCAAACTGACAATGACTTCTATGCCAAGTTCAGCACAGGCAGCGTCCCTATTCCATGGCAGAATGAG ATGATCGAGACGGAGTGCTTTAAAGAGCTGAACGTGTTTGGGCCTGGTGGCTCACGGCCCCCTGATCTGGACTGGGACTATCTCCCAGAGCCCCCACGCCGAAGCCTGCGAGACCGGATCTTCAGGAGACAC CGTCCAGAGGTGGTGATCGCGCACAGTCGGATGCCGTCTTCCAGTGTCAACTCTGTGGACTCTATATCGAATTCAGCCCCCTAG